A section of the Pseudanabaena mucicola str. Chao 1806 genome encodes:
- a CDS encoding efflux RND transporter periplasmic adaptor subunit, producing MQTTVSKKQEIKEARNLKKTWKNPWIIVVLALVLIGGGFTAFRALTGSNQGVNTANKTELVESKSLAIKIKASGSVVPIETVNLSPKQAGKLAELLVEQGARVSKGQIIARMDNSNLIPQLYQAQANAAALEANLAKLRNGSRPEDIAAAQARVESARGRVEAARSRLALNSMRTSRYRNLQAEGAISRDRLDEVVTDDRSTQADVLTAEANLAEANRQFDEVRNGSRGEDIAQAEAQLAQAIAGIRLIEVQIEDTIIRAPFAGIITQKYANAGAFVTPTTTASSTNSSTSTSIVAIANGLEIIAKVPEVDISQIRIGQEVEIVADAFPSEVFKGKVRLIAPEAIIEQNVTSFQVRVTLETGKDKLQSGMNTDLRFIGQKIDKALVVPTVAIVTQEGIPGLLIADEKGKPKFQAVTIGTTVDNQTQILSGAKVGDRVFVKLPETKSKP from the coding sequence ATGCAAACTACTGTTTCCAAGAAACAAGAAATCAAAGAAGCCCGTAATCTCAAAAAAACTTGGAAAAATCCTTGGATCATTGTGGTTCTAGCTTTAGTGCTAATAGGTGGTGGATTTACAGCTTTTAGAGCTTTGACTGGCTCTAATCAGGGCGTAAATACAGCCAATAAAACTGAGCTAGTTGAATCTAAGTCCTTAGCTATAAAAATCAAAGCTAGCGGTTCAGTTGTACCTATAGAAACTGTTAACCTTAGTCCCAAACAAGCAGGTAAACTCGCTGAATTATTAGTTGAACAAGGTGCGAGGGTATCTAAGGGGCAAATCATTGCTAGGATGGATAACTCCAATCTTATTCCTCAACTCTATCAAGCGCAAGCTAACGCTGCTGCCCTCGAAGCGAATTTAGCAAAACTACGTAATGGTAGCCGACCAGAAGATATAGCGGCAGCCCAAGCAAGAGTGGAATCAGCAAGAGGGAGAGTAGAAGCAGCCCGATCGCGATTAGCTTTAAATAGTATGCGAACTTCCCGATATCGCAATTTACAAGCTGAAGGAGCCATTTCTCGTGATCGTCTTGATGAGGTAGTAACAGATGATCGCAGTACACAGGCAGATGTGCTCACCGCTGAAGCTAATCTAGCTGAAGCAAATCGTCAATTTGATGAGGTACGCAATGGTAGCCGAGGTGAAGATATTGCTCAAGCAGAAGCTCAGCTCGCTCAAGCGATCGCAGGGATTAGACTTATCGAGGTGCAAATAGAAGACACAATTATTCGTGCTCCCTTTGCTGGGATTATCACTCAAAAATATGCCAATGCTGGAGCCTTTGTTACACCTACAACTACAGCCTCCTCAACTAATTCGTCAACTTCTACTTCGATTGTGGCGATCGCCAATGGTTTAGAAATTATTGCCAAGGTTCCTGAAGTCGATATTTCACAAATCAGAATTGGTCAAGAAGTGGAAATTGTCGCCGATGCTTTTCCATCAGAAGTATTTAAGGGAAAGGTGCGCTTAATTGCCCCTGAAGCAATTATTGAACAGAATGTTACGTCCTTCCAAGTGCGAGTCACCTTAGAAACTGGTAAGGATAAGTTACAATCAGGCATGAATACTGATTTGCGCTTTATTGGTCAAAAAATTGATAAAGCACTAGTTGTGCCAACTGTGGCGATCGTTACGCAAGAAGGAATACCTGGTTTGCTAATTGCTGATGAAAAAGGTAAGCCTAAGTTCCAAGCTGTGACCATTGGTACAACGGTAGATAATCAAACCCAAATTTTAAGTGGCGCAAAAGTTGGTGATCGTGTGTTTGTGAAATTACCAGAAACAAAGTCCAAGCCATAA
- a CDS encoding glutamate synthase subunit beta — MGKPTGFIEYLREAPSEIPPSDRIKNWDEFHLHMPDEKLRNQGARCMDCGTPFCHTGNLVSGMASGCPINNLIPEWNDLVYRGLWREALDRLHKTNNFPEFTGRVCPAPCEGSCVLGITNPPVTIKNIEYSIIDKGWEEGWIVPEPPAKRTGKKVAVIGSGPAGLSAAAQLNKAGHWVTVYERADRPGGLLMYGIPNMKLDKQKVVMRRLNVLEQEGVKFVCNTEIGKDLVAETLLNEFDAVVLCTGATKPRDLSIEGRELKGIHFAMEFLTANTKAVLNSQAGDDFISAQGKDVVIIGGGDTGTDCVGTSIRHGCTSVVQLEIMPKPPETRAKDNPWPEWPKVYKMDYGQEEASAKFGDDPRAYITTATKIEGDENGQVKAVHTVQVQWERNDKGQFIPKHVAGTEKVIPAQLVLLAMGFLGPEQPLLDSLGVERDPRSNVKANHGQFTTSIPKVFAAGDCRRGQSLIVWAINEGRGAARECDRYLMGDTDLP, encoded by the coding sequence ATGGGAAAACCGACAGGATTTATTGAGTACCTTCGCGAAGCACCTTCAGAAATACCACCAAGCGATCGCATCAAAAATTGGGATGAATTTCATCTGCACATGCCTGATGAAAAGCTTCGCAATCAGGGCGCACGATGTATGGACTGTGGTACGCCATTTTGCCATACAGGCAATCTCGTTAGTGGAATGGCAAGTGGTTGCCCAATCAATAACCTCATTCCTGAATGGAACGACTTGGTATATCGGGGGTTATGGCGCGAGGCGCTTGATCGCCTTCACAAAACGAATAATTTCCCAGAATTTACAGGTCGCGTTTGTCCTGCTCCCTGCGAAGGCTCCTGTGTCTTGGGGATCACTAATCCCCCTGTAACGATTAAGAATATTGAATATTCAATCATCGACAAAGGTTGGGAAGAAGGCTGGATCGTTCCTGAGCCACCTGCTAAACGTACAGGCAAAAAAGTTGCTGTAATTGGCTCGGGTCCCGCAGGATTAAGTGCGGCGGCGCAGTTAAATAAAGCAGGGCATTGGGTAACGGTATATGAACGTGCCGATCGACCTGGGGGACTACTTATGTATGGCATTCCCAACATGAAATTAGACAAGCAAAAAGTAGTGATGCGTCGTTTGAATGTTCTTGAACAGGAAGGAGTGAAATTTGTCTGTAATACAGAAATCGGTAAGGATCTCGTCGCAGAGACGCTCCTCAATGAATTTGATGCCGTAGTCCTTTGCACAGGTGCAACCAAGCCTCGGGATCTCAGCATTGAAGGACGTGAACTTAAGGGTATCCATTTTGCAATGGAATTTCTCACTGCGAATACAAAAGCAGTTCTCAATAGTCAAGCTGGTGATGACTTCATTTCGGCACAAGGTAAGGATGTCGTCATCATTGGTGGTGGTGACACAGGAACTGACTGCGTAGGTACTTCTATCCGTCATGGATGCACTAGCGTTGTCCAATTAGAAATTATGCCCAAGCCTCCCGAAACCCGTGCTAAGGATAATCCTTGGCCAGAATGGCCGAAGGTCTACAAGATGGACTATGGTCAAGAGGAAGCAAGTGCTAAGTTTGGTGACGATCCGAGAGCTTATATTACCACTGCGACTAAAATCGAAGGAGATGAAAACGGTCAGGTTAAAGCTGTTCACACCGTTCAAGTGCAATGGGAACGCAATGACAAAGGGCAATTTATTCCCAAGCATGTCGCTGGTACTGAGAAGGTGATCCCTGCTCAATTAGTGCTACTAGCGATGGGATTCCTTGGTCCTGAGCAACCCCTACTTGATTCCCTTGGTGTGGAACGCGATCCCCGTAGTAATGTCAAAGCGAATCACGGTCAATTCACAACTAGTATTCCCAAAGTATTTGCTGCGGGAGATTGTCGTCGTGGTCAAAGTCTGATTGTCTGGGCAATTAATGAAGGTCGTGGTGCGGCTCGTGAGTGTGATCGCTATTTGATGGGTGATACAGATTTACCCTAA
- a CDS encoding beta-ketoacyl synthase N-terminal-like domain-containing protein, giving the protein MKSWDREPDSTMVVVTGIGMVTAIAHNRENTWLQILQGQSGIKFDTALQLPIARIENLDNSSQVSSPQSRAEYLLQTTVLEAIADAHLELPLSDCGIVIGSSRSNQRELELLLDQPQHLAIENYWLYCQSANLSSQIANLLQTQAPVLAPMAACATANWSITQACELIRSGRCNMAIAGATDAAITPLTIAGFQKIGVLANSGVYPFSLEREGFALGEGAATLILESYQSAKQRGCQIYGRILGWGITNDAYHATSPNPNNQMAAIAIKDCLVRSQISPEHVGYINVHGTATTMNDAREAALIQQFFPHSLVSATKGATGHTLGATGMIEAAFCLLALRDRLLPPSIGMQSPAFDIPMIHQTVQSPDLQSALNFSFGFGGQNAIIAFGNID; this is encoded by the coding sequence ATGAAATCTTGGGATAGAGAACCTGATTCAACAATGGTTGTTGTGACAGGTATTGGTATGGTCACAGCGATCGCTCATAATCGCGAAAATACTTGGCTGCAAATTTTGCAAGGTCAATCAGGAATTAAATTTGATACAGCATTACAATTGCCAATTGCCCGTATTGAGAACTTAGATAATTCCTCTCAAGTTTCCAGCCCTCAATCTCGTGCTGAATATTTATTACAAACGACTGTTTTAGAAGCGATCGCTGATGCTCATTTGGAACTTCCTCTATCTGATTGTGGAATAGTCATTGGTTCTAGTCGTAGCAATCAAAGGGAATTAGAATTATTGCTTGACCAACCTCAGCATCTGGCAATTGAAAACTATTGGCTGTATTGTCAATCTGCAAATCTATCGTCACAAATCGCTAACTTATTGCAAACTCAGGCTCCTGTGCTTGCTCCTATGGCAGCCTGTGCCACAGCAAATTGGTCGATTACACAAGCCTGTGAATTAATTCGTTCTGGTCGATGCAATATGGCAATCGCAGGGGCAACTGATGCTGCGATTACCCCCTTAACGATCGCAGGATTTCAGAAAATTGGTGTTTTAGCCAACTCAGGCGTATACCCTTTCAGCCTCGAAAGGGAAGGTTTTGCCCTTGGCGAAGGAGCCGCCACATTGATTTTAGAGTCCTATCAATCGGCAAAGCAAAGAGGTTGTCAAATCTATGGCAGGATTTTAGGCTGGGGGATTACTAATGATGCTTACCATGCCACTAGCCCCAATCCTAATAACCAAATGGCAGCGATCGCAATCAAAGACTGTCTTGTACGATCACAAATTTCCCCTGAACATGTTGGTTATATTAACGTACATGGAACTGCGACTACGATGAATGATGCCCGTGAAGCTGCCCTAATTCAGCAATTTTTTCCTCATAGTCTAGTTAGTGCCACCAAAGGCGCAACTGGTCATACTCTGGGGGCAACAGGGATGATCGAGGCGGCTTTTTGTTTACTGGCTTTGCGAGATCGCCTCTTACCACCATCCATAGGAATGCAGAGTCCTGCTTTTGATATCCCGATGATTCATCAAACTGTACAATCACCTGATCTCCAATCAGCCCTGAATTTCAGTTTTGGCTTCGGTGGACAGAATGCGATCATTGCTTTCGGTAATATTGATTGA
- a CDS encoding biotin transporter BioY, whose protein sequence is MPKPLQLMWALSGLLLTIASTFIQPSMILPSLAGQGSNIAIESISVTMQIGAVLLTGCLGGKNAALLSQIAYIALGLSGFSVFYQGGGLSYLKSPAFGYLLGFLPGGWLCGFLAFLRPPSIERMAISCVGGLLAIHLVGIIYLIAIQIPNFSAIQFSFWQYSVQVLSGQFLVVCATIVIATISRKLLFY, encoded by the coding sequence GTGCCAAAACCGTTGCAGCTAATGTGGGCTTTGTCTGGACTATTACTAACAATTGCTAGTACTTTCATTCAGCCATCTATGATTTTGCCATCCCTCGCAGGACAAGGCAGTAATATTGCGATCGAATCGATCAGCGTCACTATGCAGATTGGGGCGGTTCTGCTTACAGGTTGTCTTGGTGGTAAGAATGCAGCTCTCTTATCACAAATCGCCTACATTGCCCTAGGTCTAAGCGGATTTAGTGTTTTTTACCAAGGTGGAGGACTAAGTTATCTCAAGTCACCTGCTTTTGGATATCTATTAGGATTTTTACCAGGCGGATGGCTGTGTGGATTTCTTGCCTTCTTGCGCCCACCCAGTATAGAACGCATGGCAATTAGTTGTGTTGGCGGCTTATTAGCAATTCATTTAGTCGGCATCATTTATTTGATTGCCATCCAAATCCCTAATTTTAGTGCGATTCAATTCTCATTTTGGCAATATTCTGTCCAAGTTTTATCAGGGCAGTTTTTAGTAGTCTGTGCGACTATTGTTATTGCTACAATTTCTCGCAAGCTACTATTTTATTAA
- a CDS encoding STAS domain-containing protein: MDTITQTNQLSFRRSLSCENAFTIKLSSDKFDNFIGSELLANVESWIAANLMMSNKEVPTLLVDMENVVFIDSQGLQKLLVALRLMQSQKSNLLLCSLQPSVSLVFEISRFDQMFGIFPNFDTYMNQFSVQSQATD; this comes from the coding sequence ATGGATACAATTACTCAGACCAACCAACTATCTTTCCGTCGTAGTTTAAGCTGCGAGAATGCTTTTACTATCAAATTGTCTAGCGACAAATTCGATAATTTTATAGGTTCTGAACTATTAGCTAATGTTGAGTCTTGGATTGCTGCAAATTTGATGATGAGTAACAAAGAAGTTCCTACTCTACTTGTAGATATGGAAAATGTAGTATTTATTGACAGCCAAGGTTTACAAAAGCTATTAGTAGCTCTTCGATTAATGCAGTCTCAAAAGAGCAATTTATTGCTTTGTTCTCTACAACCTTCTGTAAGCCTTGTATTCGAGATTTCGAGATTTGATCAAATGTTCGGAATCTTCCCTAACTTTGATACATACATGAATCAATTTAGTGTTCAAAGTCAAGCAACTGACTAG
- the rimO gene encoding 30S ribosomal protein S12 methylthiotransferase RimO, whose amino-acid sequence MVNLVPTVKPSIKPTIAFSHLGCEKNRVDTEHMLGLLVQAGYQVDSNEELADYVIVNTCSFIEDARRESVRTLVELAEMGKRIVIAGCMAQHFQQELLDEIPEAVALVGTGDYHKIVDVIERAETGERVKEVTQVPTYIADDTVPRYRTTNEAVAYVRVAEGCDYRCAFCIIPHLRGDQRSRSIESIVAECDRLASEGVKEIILISQITTNYGQDIYGQPRLAELLTALGQVDVPWVRMHYAYPTGLTPKVINAMKSTPNVVPYLDLPLQHSHPEVLRAMNRPWQGRVNDKIMEQIKASFPNAVTRTTFIVGFPGETEEQFEHLLEFVKRHEFDHVGVFTFSAEEGTPAFDLPDQLSEEVKHERRDLIMQAQQEISFKKNQLEIGKTVDVLIEQENPDTGELIGRSARFAPDVDGVVYISDPVGKATLGSMFPVKITAADHYDLFGEII is encoded by the coding sequence ATGGTCAATCTGGTTCCCACCGTCAAACCCTCGATCAAGCCCACGATCGCTTTCTCCCATTTGGGTTGTGAAAAGAACCGTGTCGATACCGAACACATGTTAGGCTTGCTAGTGCAGGCTGGCTATCAGGTAGATAGCAACGAAGAATTAGCCGACTATGTGATTGTCAATACCTGTAGTTTTATCGAAGATGCCCGTAGGGAATCGGTGCGAACTTTAGTAGAACTTGCCGAAATGGGTAAACGCATTGTTATTGCTGGTTGTATGGCACAACATTTTCAGCAAGAATTACTCGATGAAATTCCTGAAGCCGTAGCGCTTGTAGGAACGGGGGACTATCACAAAATTGTTGATGTGATCGAACGGGCGGAAACAGGGGAACGAGTTAAAGAAGTTACGCAAGTTCCCACCTATATTGCTGATGACACCGTACCACGCTATCGCACAACCAATGAAGCCGTAGCCTATGTGCGCGTTGCTGAAGGATGTGATTATCGTTGCGCCTTTTGCATCATTCCCCATCTACGTGGCGATCAGCGATCGCGCTCGATTGAGTCGATTGTTGCTGAATGCGATCGCCTTGCTTCCGAAGGCGTAAAGGAAATAATTTTAATCTCGCAAATTACAACCAATTACGGTCAAGATATTTACGGTCAGCCGCGCCTTGCAGAACTATTAACAGCTCTCGGACAGGTAGATGTTCCTTGGGTGAGAATGCACTATGCTTACCCCACAGGTTTAACACCCAAAGTGATCAACGCCATGAAATCTACGCCTAATGTTGTTCCCTATCTTGATTTACCTCTACAACATTCTCACCCAGAGGTTTTACGAGCCATGAATCGTCCTTGGCAAGGGCGCGTCAATGACAAAATTATGGAACAGATCAAAGCCTCATTCCCGAATGCTGTTACTCGTACTACCTTTATTGTGGGTTTTCCAGGGGAAACCGAAGAACAGTTTGAGCATTTATTAGAGTTTGTGAAGCGTCACGAGTTTGACCATGTGGGGGTATTCACATTCTCTGCCGAGGAAGGCACTCCAGCGTTTGATCTACCCGATCAATTGTCTGAAGAAGTCAAACATGAACGTCGCGATCTCATTATGCAAGCCCAACAGGAAATTTCCTTTAAGAAAAATCAGTTAGAAATTGGCAAAACCGTCGATGTTCTCATTGAGCAAGAAAACCCTGATACGGGTGAACTGATCGGGCGATCGGCAAGGTTTGCTCCTGATGTTGATGGCGTAGTTTATATCAGTGATCCTGTGGGAAAGGCAACACTTGGCTCAATGTTCCCTGTGAAAATTACTGCTGCTGATCACTATGACTTATTCGGCGAAATTATCTAG
- a CDS encoding phospholipase D-like domain-containing protein, which yields MGFSAYSRLNYQLRSLYHQIAYGILFCGVIALITITANACQSQSGIVPTLPQHPSIQVFFNQNQASRYTDPYRNIERLGDNLERVITDNISNAKQSLDIAVQELRLPNIAKAIVDAKLRGVQVRLILENNYSRAWSEFTPEQISKLNARNRDRYKEFQKFADINRDGRLSEEELDRRDGLRLIKGSNIPWIDDTADGSKGSGLMHHKFMVIDNQVVVLGSANFTMSDIHGDFSKPETRGNANNLLRIDSKELANHFKKEFNIMWGDGPGGKPDSLFGIKKPSRKIDYLIVGGAQIRIKFSPDPEDTPREQTSSGLISTAIAGTKQSVDMALFVYSDQFISTILGERQRDNVQIRTLVDSQFAYRDYSSTLDMWGLQSTQDCKTGKSSVWKQPLKTVGIPNLASGDLLHHKFGILDRSLILTGSHNWTHAANHTNDETLVAIQNETVASHYQREFERLYQGATFGPTAKLVQATSKTCDERVKSKPQSNTEESN from the coding sequence ATGGGTTTTTCAGCCTATTCACGTCTAAATTATCAACTGCGATCGCTATACCACCAGATAGCATATGGGATTCTATTTTGTGGTGTAATTGCACTGATTACGATTACGGCAAATGCTTGTCAATCGCAGTCTGGGATTGTACCTACATTACCCCAGCATCCAAGTATCCAAGTATTTTTTAATCAAAATCAAGCATCTCGATACACTGATCCCTACCGAAATATTGAACGTCTTGGGGACAATCTAGAACGAGTAATCACTGACAACATTAGTAATGCAAAACAAAGCTTGGATATCGCTGTCCAAGAGTTGCGTTTACCGAACATTGCTAAAGCTATTGTTGATGCCAAATTGCGGGGGGTACAGGTTAGGCTGATTCTAGAAAATAACTATAGTCGGGCATGGAGTGAATTTACGCCAGAGCAGATATCAAAATTAAATGCACGCAATCGCGATCGATATAAAGAGTTTCAAAAATTTGCAGACATTAATAGAGATGGTCGCTTAAGTGAAGAAGAGCTTGATCGTCGTGACGGATTAAGGCTGATTAAAGGATCGAATATTCCTTGGATTGATGATACTGCCGATGGTTCCAAGGGTAGTGGCTTGATGCACCACAAATTCATGGTGATTGATAATCAAGTAGTTGTGCTTGGTTCTGCAAATTTCACGATGAGTGATATTCATGGTGACTTTAGCAAACCAGAGACAAGGGGTAATGCTAATAATCTTTTGAGGATCGATAGTAAGGAATTAGCTAATCATTTTAAAAAAGAATTTAACATCATGTGGGGCGATGGACCAGGTGGCAAACCTGATAGCTTATTTGGAATCAAAAAGCCTTCACGGAAAATTGATTATTTGATTGTGGGAGGCGCACAAATCCGGATTAAGTTTTCACCCGATCCTGAGGATACGCCCCGTGAACAGACCAGTAGCGGTTTGATTTCTACAGCGATCGCAGGTACGAAGCAGTCAGTTGATATGGCTTTATTTGTTTATTCTGATCAATTTATTTCCACGATTCTCGGGGAGCGCCAACGGGATAATGTGCAAATTCGTACCCTCGTTGATTCCCAATTTGCCTATCGAGATTATTCTTCGACCCTCGATATGTGGGGTTTACAATCCACTCAAGACTGTAAAACAGGCAAAAGCAGTGTATGGAAACAACCTCTGAAAACAGTTGGTATTCCTAATCTTGCATCTGGAGATTTGCTACATCACAAGTTTGGCATTCTTGATCGCAGTTTAATTTTGACTGGCTCCCATAATTGGACTCACGCCGCTAACCACACTAATGACGAGACTTTAGTGGCGATCCAAAATGAGACAGTAGCATCCCATTACCAAAGGGAATTTGAGCGACTTTATCAGGGTGCTACATTTGGTCCTACAGCAAAACTAGTGCAAGCCACATCTAAAACCTGTGACGAGAGAGTAAAGAGTAAACCTCAGTCCAATACTGAAGAGTCGAATTAA